In a genomic window of Saccharothrix sp. HUAS TT1:
- the pip gene encoding prolyl aminopeptidase, whose product MYPEIEPYDQGLLDVGDDNRVYWEVCGNPYGKPVVFLHGGPGGGCAPVHRRLFDPAAYRIVLIDQRGCGRSVPHSSDPDVDLSVNTTWHLVADLERVREHLGVDRWQVFGGSWGSTLALAYAQAHPERVTELVLRGIFALRRAELDWYYGGGAGSLFPEVWERVVALVPEGDDVIEAYHRLLNHPDPVVRESAAVAWSVWEGSTVTLLPRPELVEAFAEPRYALAFARIENHYFRHAGWLDEGQLLRDAGRLAGIPGVIVQGRYDVATPATTAWDLHRAWPGSELVVVPDAGHAFDEPGTLRALLAATDRFRSA is encoded by the coding sequence ATGTACCCCGAGATCGAGCCCTACGACCAGGGCCTGCTCGACGTCGGCGACGACAACCGCGTCTACTGGGAAGTGTGCGGCAACCCCTACGGCAAGCCGGTCGTGTTCCTGCACGGCGGGCCCGGTGGCGGCTGCGCGCCCGTGCACCGGAGGTTGTTCGACCCGGCGGCGTACCGGATCGTGCTGATCGACCAGCGCGGCTGCGGGCGGTCGGTCCCGCACTCGTCCGACCCCGACGTGGACCTGTCGGTCAACACCACCTGGCACCTCGTCGCCGACCTGGAACGGGTGCGCGAGCACCTGGGCGTCGACCGCTGGCAGGTGTTCGGCGGGTCGTGGGGCTCGACGCTGGCGCTGGCGTACGCCCAGGCGCACCCGGAGCGGGTGACCGAGCTGGTGCTGCGGGGCATCTTCGCGCTGCGGCGCGCGGAGCTGGACTGGTACTACGGCGGCGGCGCGGGGTCCCTGTTCCCGGAGGTGTGGGAGCGGGTGGTGGCGCTCGTGCCCGAGGGCGACGACGTGATCGAGGCGTACCACCGGCTGTTGAACCACCCCGATCCGGTCGTGCGCGAGTCGGCGGCGGTGGCGTGGAGCGTGTGGGAGGGGTCGACGGTCACCCTGCTGCCCCGGCCGGAGCTGGTGGAGGCGTTCGCCGAGCCCCGGTACGCGCTGGCGTTCGCGCGGATCGAGAACCACTACTTCCGGCACGCGGGGTGGCTGGACGAGGGGCAGCTGCTGCGGGACGCGGGCAGGTTGGCGGGCATCCCGGGCGTGATCGTGCAGGGGCGCTACGACGTGGCCACGCCCGCCACGACGGCCTGGGACCTGCACCGGGCGTGGCCGGGGTCGGAGCTGGTGGTGGTGCCGGACGCCGGGCACGCGTTCGACGAGCCGGGCACCCTGCGCGCGCTGCTCGCGGCGACCGACCGGTTCCGCAGCGCCTGA